One segment of Urocitellus parryii isolate mUroPar1 chromosome 5, mUroPar1.hap1, whole genome shotgun sequence DNA contains the following:
- the Gls2 gene encoding glutaminase liver isoform, mitochondrial isoform X1: MRSMRALQNALSRAGSRCQRGGWGHLSRSPFLGWGVRHHLSEAAAQGRETPHSHQPQHQDHDASECGMLSRLGDLLFYTIAEGQERIPIHKFTSALKATGLQTSDPRLRDCMSQMHHMVQESSSGGLLDRNLFQNPLMQSCLGSRCVSSNIVLLTQAFRKKFVIPDFEEFTGHVDRIFEDAKELTGGKVAAYIPHLAKSNPDLWGVSLCTVDGQRHSVGHTKIPFCLQSCVKPLTYAISISTLGTDYVHKFVGKEPSGLRYNKLSLNEEGIPHNPMVNAGAIVVSSLIKMDCNKAEKFDFVLQYLNKMAGNEFMGFSNATFQSEKETGDRNYAIGYYLKEKKCFPKGVDMMAALDLYFQLCSVEVTCESGSVMAATLANGGICPITGESVLSAEAVRNTLSLMHSCGMYDFSGQFAFHVGLPAKSAVSGAILLVVPNVMGMMCLSPPLDKLGNSHRGINFCQKLVSLFNFHNYDNLRHCARKLDPRREGGEVRNKTVVNLLFAAYSGDVSALRRFALSAMDMEQKDYDSRTALHVAAAEGHTEVVKFLIEACKVNPFVKDRWGNIPLDDAVQFNHLEVVKLLQDYQDSYTLSETQAEAAAEALSKENLESMV, translated from the exons TGATGCATCAGAGTGTGGCATGCTGTCCCGCCTGGGTGATCTGCTCTTCTACACTATTGCCGAGGGACAGGAACGAATCCCCATCCACAAGTTCACTAGT GCACTGAAGGCCACCGGACTGCAGACATCAGATCCCCGGCTCCGGGACTGCATGAGTCAGATGCACCACATGGTCCAAGAGTCTAGCAGTGGTGGCCTCTTGGACCGAAATCTCTTCCAAAA CCCCCTAATGCAATCGTGTCTGGGATCCAGGTGTGTGAGCAGCAACATTGTGCTCCTGACCCAGGCATTCCGAAAGAAGTTTGTCATTCCCGATTTTGAGGAGTTCACGGGCCATGTGGATCGCATCTTTGAGGATGCCAAAGAGCTCACAGGAGGCAAA GTGGCGGCCTACATCCCTCACCTGGCCAAGTCAAACCCAGACCTGTGGGGTGTCTCCCTATGTACTGTGGATGGACAACG GCACTCTGTGGGCCACACAAAGATCCCCTTCTGCCTGCAGTCCTGCGTGAAGCCCCTCACCTATGCCATCTCCATAAGCACCCTAGGCACTGACTACGTGCATAAGTTTGTGGGCAAGGAGCCCAGCGGCCTGCGCTACAACAAACTCTCCCTCAATGAGGAAG GAATTCCTCATAATCCCATGGTCAATGCTGGTGCCATTGTTGTCAGCTCCCTGATCAAG aTGGACTGTAACAAAGCAGAGAAGTTTGATTTT GTGTTGCAATATCTGAACAAAATGGCTGGAAATGAATTCATGGGTTTCAGCAATGCCAC ATTCCAGTCAGAGAAGGAAACAGGGGATCGGAATTATGCCATCGGCTATTATCTCAAGGAAAAGAAG TGCTTTCCTAAGGGGGTGGACATGATGGCTGCCCTTGATCTCTACTTTCAG CTGTGCTCCGTGGAGGTCACCTGTGAATCAGGCAGTGTCATGGCAGCCACCCTTGCCAATGGTGGGATCTGTCCCATCACAGGCGAGAGCGTTCTGAGTGCTGAAGCAGTGCGCAACACCCTCAGCCTCATGCATTCCTGTGGCATGTATGACTTCTCGGGCCAGTTTGCCTTCCAT GTGGGCCTGCCAGCCAAATCAGCTGTGTCAGGAGCCATCCTCCTGGTGGTACCCAATGTCATGGGAATGATGTGTCTGTCACCTCCACTGGACAAGCTGGGGAACAGTCATAGAGGCATCAACTTTTGCCAG AAGTTGGTGTCTCTCTTTAACTTCCACAACTATGACAACCTGAGGCACTGTGCTCGGAAATTAGACCCACGACGTGAAGGCGGAGAAGTTCGG AACAAGACTGTGGTAAACCTGTTGTTTGCTGCCTATAGTGGAGATGTCTCAGCTCTTCGAAG GTTTGCCTTGTCAGCCATGGATATGGAACAGAAAGACTATGACTCCCGCACAGCTCTACATGTTGCTGCAGCTGAAG GACACACAGAAGTTGTTAAATTTTTGATCGAGGCTTGCAAAGTGAACCCTTTTGTTAAGGATAG GTGGGGCAACATTCCCCTGGATGATGCTGTGCAATTCAACCACCTGGAGGTGGTCAAACTGCTTCAAGATTACCAGGACTCCTACACACTCTCTGAGACTCAGGCTGAGGCAGCAGCTGAGGCCCTGTCCAAAGAGAACTTAGAGAGCATGGTTTGA
- the Spryd4 gene encoding SPRY domain-containing protein 4, with translation MALHFARSWRLYSWGAKRCGAAAGEARRGISFKLEEKTAHSSLALFRGDTGVKYGLVGLEPTKVALNVERFREWAVVLADTAVTSGRHYWEVTVKRSQQFRIGVADMDMSRDSCIGIDDRSWVFSYAQRKWHTMLANEKAPIEGIGQPEKVGLLLDYEAKKLSLVDVNKVSVVHTLQTDFRGPVVPAFALWDGELLTHSGLEVPEGL, from the exons ATGGCGCTGCACTTTGCACGTTCTTGGCGCTTGTACAGCTGGGGAGCCAAACGATGTGGGGCTGCCGCAGGGGAAGCCCGAAGAG GCATCAGTTTCAAACTGGAAGAAAAAACTGCCCACAGCAGTCTGGCACTCTTCAGAGGTGACACAGGTGTCAAATATGGCTTGGTAGGATTGGAACCCACCAAGGTGGCCCTGAATGTGGAGCGCTTCCGGGAGTGGGCAGTGGTGCTGGCAGACACAGCGGTCACCAGTGGCAGACATTACTGGGAGGTGACAGTGAAGCGCTCCCAGCAATTCCGGATAGGAGTGGCAGACATGGACATGTCCCGGGATAGCTGCATCGGTATTGATGATCGTTCCTGGGTGTTCTCCTATGCTCAGCGCAAGTGGCACACCATGTTGGCCAACGAGAAAGCCCCAATTGAGGGTATTGGGCAACCCGAGAAAGTGGGGCTGCTGTTGGACTATGAGGCCAAGAAGCTGAGCCTGGTGGATGTGAACAAGGTCTCTGTGGTCCACACGCTACAGACAGATTTCCGGGGTCCGGTGGTGCCTGCTTTTGCTCTTTGGGATGGAGAGCTGCTGACCCACTCTGGGCTTGAGGTGCCAGAGGGTCTCTAG
- the Gls2 gene encoding glutaminase liver isoform, mitochondrial isoform X2 has product MRSMRALQNALSRAGSRCQRGGWGHLSRSPFLGWGVRHHLSEAAAQGRETPHSHQPQHQDHDASECGMLSRLGDLLFYTIAEGQERIPIHKFTSALKATGLQTSDPRLRDCMSQMHHMVQESSSGGLLDRNLFQKCVSSNIVLLTQAFRKKFVIPDFEEFTGHVDRIFEDAKELTGGKVAAYIPHLAKSNPDLWGVSLCTVDGQRHSVGHTKIPFCLQSCVKPLTYAISISTLGTDYVHKFVGKEPSGLRYNKLSLNEEGIPHNPMVNAGAIVVSSLIKMDCNKAEKFDFVLQYLNKMAGNEFMGFSNATFQSEKETGDRNYAIGYYLKEKKCFPKGVDMMAALDLYFQLCSVEVTCESGSVMAATLANGGICPITGESVLSAEAVRNTLSLMHSCGMYDFSGQFAFHVGLPAKSAVSGAILLVVPNVMGMMCLSPPLDKLGNSHRGINFCQKLVSLFNFHNYDNLRHCARKLDPRREGGEVRNKTVVNLLFAAYSGDVSALRRFALSAMDMEQKDYDSRTALHVAAAEGHTEVVKFLIEACKVNPFVKDRWGNIPLDDAVQFNHLEVVKLLQDYQDSYTLSETQAEAAAEALSKENLESMV; this is encoded by the exons TGATGCATCAGAGTGTGGCATGCTGTCCCGCCTGGGTGATCTGCTCTTCTACACTATTGCCGAGGGACAGGAACGAATCCCCATCCACAAGTTCACTAGT GCACTGAAGGCCACCGGACTGCAGACATCAGATCCCCGGCTCCGGGACTGCATGAGTCAGATGCACCACATGGTCCAAGAGTCTAGCAGTGGTGGCCTCTTGGACCGAAATCTCTTCCAAAA GTGTGTGAGCAGCAACATTGTGCTCCTGACCCAGGCATTCCGAAAGAAGTTTGTCATTCCCGATTTTGAGGAGTTCACGGGCCATGTGGATCGCATCTTTGAGGATGCCAAAGAGCTCACAGGAGGCAAA GTGGCGGCCTACATCCCTCACCTGGCCAAGTCAAACCCAGACCTGTGGGGTGTCTCCCTATGTACTGTGGATGGACAACG GCACTCTGTGGGCCACACAAAGATCCCCTTCTGCCTGCAGTCCTGCGTGAAGCCCCTCACCTATGCCATCTCCATAAGCACCCTAGGCACTGACTACGTGCATAAGTTTGTGGGCAAGGAGCCCAGCGGCCTGCGCTACAACAAACTCTCCCTCAATGAGGAAG GAATTCCTCATAATCCCATGGTCAATGCTGGTGCCATTGTTGTCAGCTCCCTGATCAAG aTGGACTGTAACAAAGCAGAGAAGTTTGATTTT GTGTTGCAATATCTGAACAAAATGGCTGGAAATGAATTCATGGGTTTCAGCAATGCCAC ATTCCAGTCAGAGAAGGAAACAGGGGATCGGAATTATGCCATCGGCTATTATCTCAAGGAAAAGAAG TGCTTTCCTAAGGGGGTGGACATGATGGCTGCCCTTGATCTCTACTTTCAG CTGTGCTCCGTGGAGGTCACCTGTGAATCAGGCAGTGTCATGGCAGCCACCCTTGCCAATGGTGGGATCTGTCCCATCACAGGCGAGAGCGTTCTGAGTGCTGAAGCAGTGCGCAACACCCTCAGCCTCATGCATTCCTGTGGCATGTATGACTTCTCGGGCCAGTTTGCCTTCCAT GTGGGCCTGCCAGCCAAATCAGCTGTGTCAGGAGCCATCCTCCTGGTGGTACCCAATGTCATGGGAATGATGTGTCTGTCACCTCCACTGGACAAGCTGGGGAACAGTCATAGAGGCATCAACTTTTGCCAG AAGTTGGTGTCTCTCTTTAACTTCCACAACTATGACAACCTGAGGCACTGTGCTCGGAAATTAGACCCACGACGTGAAGGCGGAGAAGTTCGG AACAAGACTGTGGTAAACCTGTTGTTTGCTGCCTATAGTGGAGATGTCTCAGCTCTTCGAAG GTTTGCCTTGTCAGCCATGGATATGGAACAGAAAGACTATGACTCCCGCACAGCTCTACATGTTGCTGCAGCTGAAG GACACACAGAAGTTGTTAAATTTTTGATCGAGGCTTGCAAAGTGAACCCTTTTGTTAAGGATAG GTGGGGCAACATTCCCCTGGATGATGCTGTGCAATTCAACCACCTGGAGGTGGTCAAACTGCTTCAAGATTACCAGGACTCCTACACACTCTCTGAGACTCAGGCTGAGGCAGCAGCTGAGGCCCTGTCCAAAGAGAACTTAGAGAGCATGGTTTGA
- the Gls2 gene encoding glutaminase liver isoform, mitochondrial isoform X4: MPFPLDLGIWVRRARAVTCRPPGRAFGQVGLRDGACPSDASECGMLSRLGDLLFYTIAEGQERIPIHKFTSALKATGLQTSDPRLRDCMSQMHHMVQESSSGGLLDRNLFQKCVSSNIVLLTQAFRKKFVIPDFEEFTGHVDRIFEDAKELTGGKVAAYIPHLAKSNPDLWGVSLCTVDGQRHSVGHTKIPFCLQSCVKPLTYAISISTLGTDYVHKFVGKEPSGLRYNKLSLNEEGIPHNPMVNAGAIVVSSLIKMDCNKAEKFDFVLQYLNKMAGNEFMGFSNATFQSEKETGDRNYAIGYYLKEKKCFPKGVDMMAALDLYFQLCSVEVTCESGSVMAATLANGGICPITGESVLSAEAVRNTLSLMHSCGMYDFSGQFAFHVGLPAKSAVSGAILLVVPNVMGMMCLSPPLDKLGNSHRGINFCQKLVSLFNFHNYDNLRHCARKLDPRREGGEVRNKTVVNLLFAAYSGDVSALRRFALSAMDMEQKDYDSRTALHVAAAEGHTEVVKFLIEACKVNPFVKDRWGNIPLDDAVQFNHLEVVKLLQDYQDSYTLSETQAEAAAEALSKENLESMV, from the exons TGATGCATCAGAGTGTGGCATGCTGTCCCGCCTGGGTGATCTGCTCTTCTACACTATTGCCGAGGGACAGGAACGAATCCCCATCCACAAGTTCACTAGT GCACTGAAGGCCACCGGACTGCAGACATCAGATCCCCGGCTCCGGGACTGCATGAGTCAGATGCACCACATGGTCCAAGAGTCTAGCAGTGGTGGCCTCTTGGACCGAAATCTCTTCCAAAA GTGTGTGAGCAGCAACATTGTGCTCCTGACCCAGGCATTCCGAAAGAAGTTTGTCATTCCCGATTTTGAGGAGTTCACGGGCCATGTGGATCGCATCTTTGAGGATGCCAAAGAGCTCACAGGAGGCAAA GTGGCGGCCTACATCCCTCACCTGGCCAAGTCAAACCCAGACCTGTGGGGTGTCTCCCTATGTACTGTGGATGGACAACG GCACTCTGTGGGCCACACAAAGATCCCCTTCTGCCTGCAGTCCTGCGTGAAGCCCCTCACCTATGCCATCTCCATAAGCACCCTAGGCACTGACTACGTGCATAAGTTTGTGGGCAAGGAGCCCAGCGGCCTGCGCTACAACAAACTCTCCCTCAATGAGGAAG GAATTCCTCATAATCCCATGGTCAATGCTGGTGCCATTGTTGTCAGCTCCCTGATCAAG aTGGACTGTAACAAAGCAGAGAAGTTTGATTTT GTGTTGCAATATCTGAACAAAATGGCTGGAAATGAATTCATGGGTTTCAGCAATGCCAC ATTCCAGTCAGAGAAGGAAACAGGGGATCGGAATTATGCCATCGGCTATTATCTCAAGGAAAAGAAG TGCTTTCCTAAGGGGGTGGACATGATGGCTGCCCTTGATCTCTACTTTCAG CTGTGCTCCGTGGAGGTCACCTGTGAATCAGGCAGTGTCATGGCAGCCACCCTTGCCAATGGTGGGATCTGTCCCATCACAGGCGAGAGCGTTCTGAGTGCTGAAGCAGTGCGCAACACCCTCAGCCTCATGCATTCCTGTGGCATGTATGACTTCTCGGGCCAGTTTGCCTTCCAT GTGGGCCTGCCAGCCAAATCAGCTGTGTCAGGAGCCATCCTCCTGGTGGTACCCAATGTCATGGGAATGATGTGTCTGTCACCTCCACTGGACAAGCTGGGGAACAGTCATAGAGGCATCAACTTTTGCCAG AAGTTGGTGTCTCTCTTTAACTTCCACAACTATGACAACCTGAGGCACTGTGCTCGGAAATTAGACCCACGACGTGAAGGCGGAGAAGTTCGG AACAAGACTGTGGTAAACCTGTTGTTTGCTGCCTATAGTGGAGATGTCTCAGCTCTTCGAAG GTTTGCCTTGTCAGCCATGGATATGGAACAGAAAGACTATGACTCCCGCACAGCTCTACATGTTGCTGCAGCTGAAG GACACACAGAAGTTGTTAAATTTTTGATCGAGGCTTGCAAAGTGAACCCTTTTGTTAAGGATAG GTGGGGCAACATTCCCCTGGATGATGCTGTGCAATTCAACCACCTGGAGGTGGTCAAACTGCTTCAAGATTACCAGGACTCCTACACACTCTCTGAGACTCAGGCTGAGGCAGCAGCTGAGGCCCTGTCCAAAGAGAACTTAGAGAGCATGGTTTGA